A single window of Flavobacteriales bacterium DNA harbors:
- a CDS encoding glycosyltransferase family 4 protein, which translates to MKILQVNKYMHQVGGAESYMFSLSRALVEEGFDVAYWGMEHADMLVEDKYGTFAEEIDYGSMGLLKKFSKSFATVYSGKNRSKMAKILDRFRPDIVHLHNYNFQLTASILPEMHKRGIKVVQTIHDSQMVCPYHRLYNFQRDATCTKCVEGSFVNCIKDRCFNDSYFQSTLGALESTLYHGLNYYNRYLDAIISPSQFLADLVSRRVDVPIRVIPNFYQLPSDFILSPSNNRDYYLYYGRVSPEKGIVEFQEMANKLKFKLLVVGKGESVDRIKNTAYVTYLGPKYGNELLTLIAGAKAVVQPAKWYENCPMTVIESYAVGTPVICSDHSGFKELVDPEKTGYLLNFDSPDAHQNWKAMDDELTNRSFFTACRERFNQHYSKQCHMRDVTQLYQTTYGK; encoded by the coding sequence ATGAAAATACTGCAGGTTAACAAGTACATGCACCAGGTGGGCGGTGCTGAATCTTACATGTTCAGTTTGAGCCGGGCACTTGTCGAGGAGGGTTTTGATGTGGCTTATTGGGGGATGGAACACGCGGACATGCTGGTGGAAGACAAATACGGCACGTTTGCAGAGGAAATTGACTACGGGAGTATGGGTTTGCTGAAAAAGTTCAGCAAATCATTTGCAACGGTATACTCGGGCAAGAACCGTTCTAAAATGGCCAAAATACTGGATCGGTTCCGGCCTGATATTGTTCACCTTCACAACTACAATTTCCAACTCACTGCCAGCATCCTTCCTGAAATGCACAAGCGCGGTATAAAGGTAGTGCAAACCATTCATGACAGTCAGATGGTTTGTCCATATCATCGCCTTTACAACTTTCAACGCGATGCAACCTGTACAAAATGTGTAGAGGGAAGTTTTGTGAATTGTATCAAAGACAGGTGTTTCAATGATTCCTATTTTCAGAGTACGCTCGGTGCTTTGGAGTCAACATTATACCATGGGCTGAATTATTACAACCGTTACCTGGATGCCATTATTTCCCCCAGTCAGTTTTTAGCAGATCTGGTTAGCAGACGTGTGGATGTGCCTATACGGGTCATTCCCAATTTCTACCAGCTTCCGTCTGATTTTATCTTGTCTCCTTCCAATAACCGGGATTACTATTTGTACTATGGCAGGGTCTCTCCTGAGAAAGGAATTGTTGAATTTCAGGAAATGGCAAATAAATTGAAGTTTAAATTGCTGGTGGTTGGGAAGGGTGAATCGGTGGATCGGATCAAAAATACAGCGTATGTGACCTACCTTGGACCCAAATACGGAAACGAACTGTTGACATTGATAGCAGGAGCCAAAGCAGTTGTTCAGCCTGCAAAATGGTATGAGAATTGTCCGATGACGGTCATCGAATCCTATGCGGTGGGCACACCGGTTATCTGTTCGGATCACAGTGGCTTCAAAGAGTTGGTTGATCCTGAGAAAACCGGATACTTGCTGAATTTTGATTCTCCGGATGCGCATCAGAATTGGAAAGCCATGGACGATGAGTTAACAAACAGGAGTTTCTTCACAGCATGTAGAGAGCGATTCAATCAGCACTATTCCAAGCAGTGCCACATGAGAGACGTTACACAACTTTACCAGACCACTTATGGGAAATAG
- a CDS encoding acyltransferase, whose protein sequence is MGNSHFLQKIVSKVKGESYQVSYQFSVREMVIIFFERLVSLIRGTLFVKPFLRRSKGFVFMQRGVQVQFASKISCGRNLNLRRYAKIQALSVDGVRIGDNFTLGEFAMIECTGVLRNVGQGLVIGDNVGINHHCFIGVRGQIRIGNNVIFGPFVSVFSENHNFDSTEIPIKEQGVERMETIIEEDVWIGAGAKILAGVTIGKGSVIAAGAVVNKDVPPYSVVGGVPAKVLKNRKDV, encoded by the coding sequence ATGGGAAATAGCCACTTTCTCCAAAAAATTGTTTCTAAGGTAAAAGGTGAGTCTTACCAGGTATCTTACCAGTTTTCAGTCAGGGAAATGGTAATTATTTTCTTTGAACGTTTGGTGTCTTTGATCAGAGGGACACTGTTTGTAAAACCCTTTCTTCGAAGGTCCAAAGGGTTTGTGTTCATGCAAAGAGGTGTACAAGTGCAATTCGCCTCTAAAATAAGTTGCGGCAGAAATCTAAACCTGAGGAGGTATGCGAAAATTCAGGCGTTGTCGGTGGACGGGGTACGTATTGGCGATAATTTCACACTCGGTGAATTTGCAATGATCGAATGTACAGGTGTGTTGCGAAATGTTGGACAAGGTTTGGTGATAGGTGACAATGTTGGGATTAACCACCATTGTTTCATTGGTGTGAGAGGGCAGATTCGAATAGGCAACAATGTCATTTTCGGTCCTTTTGTCTCTGTGTTTTCCGAAAATCACAATTTCGACAGCACCGAAATTCCAATCAAAGAGCAGGGCGTAGAACGAATGGAAACAATAATAGAGGAAGATGTGTGGATCGGTGCAGGCGCAAAAATATTGGCGGGTGTTACGATTGGTAAAGGCAGTGTAATTGCTGCAGGGGCAGTAGTTAACAAAGATGTACCACCTTATTCAGTGGTGGGTGGTGTACCGGCCAAAGTACTCAAAAACCGGAAGGATGTATGA
- a CDS encoding DUF1972 domain-containing protein: MKIAVLGIRGLPANYGGFETCTDHISKHWTEQGHDVLVFCRKNRYKTRPKHYGGVKLCYVASINAKSLDTISHTFLSAIRLIFFYPGFKYVHLYNTGNALIIPLLRWAGKKVIISVDGIEWKREKWGWAGKTMHKLGEIVARKYAHKIITDNQVVSQYYLDHRQVNTVMIPYGAKITTRKPLLSEEILEKFQLQANGYFLFVGRLVPEKGVHHLIASYKKLKTEFPLVIIGDDQHTDYRNQLFSEASDRIRFLGYLYGDEYEQLLVNALIYVSASEMEGTSPSLLAAMGGHVCALVNGIEENRATAGDSVYYFEKNNYEDLTTRWQTIANDPKRISEMAKTGYAYVQTHYNWQSIANRYLEVFESL; this comes from the coding sequence TTGAAGATAGCTGTTCTTGGCATTCGTGGCCTCCCTGCTAACTATGGAGGTTTTGAGACCTGTACAGATCACATATCAAAACACTGGACGGAACAGGGTCATGATGTATTGGTGTTTTGCCGGAAAAACCGCTACAAAACACGTCCCAAGCATTATGGCGGGGTCAAGTTGTGTTATGTTGCCTCAATCAATGCCAAAAGCTTAGACACCATATCACATACATTTCTTTCTGCGATCAGATTGATATTCTTTTACCCGGGCTTCAAATATGTTCACCTGTACAATACAGGAAATGCGCTTATCATACCATTATTAAGGTGGGCGGGAAAAAAGGTGATCATTTCCGTTGATGGCATAGAATGGAAACGGGAAAAATGGGGATGGGCAGGAAAAACCATGCACAAACTGGGTGAAATAGTAGCCAGGAAATACGCACACAAGATCATTACAGACAATCAGGTTGTATCACAATATTATTTAGACCATCGCCAGGTAAATACGGTCATGATCCCTTACGGAGCAAAGATCACGACCAGGAAACCCTTGCTTTCGGAGGAAATACTGGAAAAGTTCCAACTCCAGGCTAACGGGTATTTTCTATTCGTTGGGCGCCTTGTTCCTGAAAAGGGTGTTCACCATCTGATTGCTTCCTACAAAAAACTGAAGACAGAATTTCCACTGGTTATTATTGGAGATGACCAACACACAGATTACAGAAATCAATTGTTTTCAGAAGCATCCGATCGTATTCGGTTTCTTGGTTATCTCTACGGCGATGAATACGAACAATTATTGGTAAACGCACTCATATACGTATCGGCAAGCGAAATGGAAGGAACTTCACCCTCATTGCTTGCAGCAATGGGCGGACATGTATGTGCATTGGTAAATGGTATTGAAGAAAACCGCGCCACAGCCGGGGACAGTGTTTACTACTTTGAGAAAAATAATTACGAAGACCTTACAACCAGGTGGCAAACCATTGCGAATGATCCAAAGCGGATTTCAGAAATGGCAAAAACCGGGTATGCATACGTGCAAACACACTACAACTGGCAATCAATCGCCAACAGGTACCTGGAAGTATTTGAAAGCTTATAA
- a CDS encoding NAD(P)-dependent oxidoreductase, translating into MKISSSTKVYIAGCGGMLGQAVYKQFSAHANVKATDIDLNESWLEKADVRSYTEIRDSILSFQPDLIINLAALTDLEFCELNQENAWLTNALGAENCALVAREMNVPHVYISTAGIFDGQQEYYNDFDTPNPLGIYAKSKYYGERFVEKTLSRYYIFRAGWMMGGGEKKDKKFIYKIFKQLKAGQKELFVVEDKLGTPTYTKSFANGIFEIVQTGQYGLYNQVCNGDCSRYDVALEFVKLLGLENDITVTKVSSDHFKEDYFAPRPASEKLINMKLNARNLNFMPSWQEALAEYAKEFSSIQQKA; encoded by the coding sequence ATGAAAATATCATCATCTACCAAGGTTTACATTGCAGGTTGCGGAGGCATGTTGGGGCAGGCGGTATACAAGCAATTCTCCGCACATGCTAATGTCAAGGCCACAGACATCGACCTAAACGAGTCATGGCTTGAAAAAGCAGATGTGAGATCCTACACGGAAATACGTGATTCAATTTTATCCTTTCAGCCGGATCTGATTATCAACCTGGCGGCACTCACAGATCTTGAATTTTGTGAACTCAACCAGGAAAATGCTTGGCTAACCAACGCACTTGGCGCCGAGAATTGCGCTCTGGTTGCCCGGGAAATGAATGTTCCTCATGTATACATAAGCACTGCGGGCATTTTTGATGGTCAGCAGGAATACTACAACGATTTTGACACACCTAATCCACTTGGGATATATGCAAAATCAAAGTACTACGGAGAACGGTTTGTAGAAAAGACCTTGTCAAGGTATTACATTTTCCGTGCTGGCTGGATGATGGGTGGTGGAGAGAAGAAAGACAAGAAATTTATTTACAAAATCTTCAAGCAGTTGAAAGCCGGACAAAAGGAACTATTCGTGGTTGAAGACAAACTCGGCACGCCCACATATACAAAGAGCTTTGCAAATGGCATTTTTGAGATTGTACAAACTGGTCAATACGGTTTGTATAACCAAGTATGCAATGGTGATTGCAGCAGGTATGATGTTGCCTTGGAGTTTGTAAAGCTGCTCGGGCTGGAAAATGACATCACTGTTACCAAGGTGAGTTCCGACCATTTCAAAGAAGATTATTTTGCTCCCAGGCCGGCATCAGAAAAGCTAATCAACATGAAACTGAATGCCCGCAACCTCAACTTCATGCCCTCATGGCAAGAAGCGCTGGCAGAGTATGCAAAGGAGTTCTCTTCTATTCAGCAGAAGGCATAA